From one Oncorhynchus keta strain PuntledgeMale-10-30-2019 chromosome 30, Oket_V2, whole genome shotgun sequence genomic stretch:
- the LOC118363720 gene encoding ankyrin repeat domain-containing protein SOWAHC-like, whose translation MATECTQEEVVQFLTERGGRVKKQEFIDYFKAVFPEDPDKKAIVREKFKGYVDNVAFVKLENGVKCVCLKNKYRVEKDSACNVNETGTFLEQDSSTPVLSKSYKNLIDDCTPQLHLSASSAGGVRSCETTANEEAQQEISPGSGYGTDNAAGVRPPDISGIILEGNIIERAASTRSVVQNNSLPDIMGNALGLGGNGEQKLTKEDLQTLQPHDIPQIAVIETSPLPTAGDGSMFHLPGRQFPTNAQDSLLSSHPSSEDGADEGHNYDSLLSKSGSDSNTPKSSHNNFIELMMNSSPQVRRSMVLRNSVYLSTKYRDCARSDSDSVSVVSSATDEDRASVTLDPLEHEWMMCASDGQWESLHRLLSCEPNLAMKKDFVTGFTCLHWAAKQGKQELLALIVNFAKKHTVPININARSSAGYTPLHLAAMHNHVEVVKLLVGAYDADVEARDYNGKRACQYLTNSVAVDIRDIIGAGGGADSDSENTDDGGHWRLSKVLQSNLMPLKLHNHSEEDTGDGAGQARQKPLRRKSSLSKMRPKLQKICFRSSQIVHSTSFPAHCETEELNGSRKSSFKSRPMSNLFG comes from the coding sequence ATGGCGACCGAGTGCACCCAAGAAGAGGTCGTACAATTTCTGACCGAGCGAGGAGGGAGAGTGAAAAAACAGGAATTCATTGACTATTTCAAAGCTGTTTTCCCGGAAGACCCTGACAAGAAAGCAATTGTTCGGGAGAAATTCAAGGGATACGTGGACAACGTCGCATTTGTAAAGTTGGAGAATGGagtgaaatgtgtgtgtttaaaaAACAAGTATCGAGTGGAAAAAGACAGCGCGTGCAATGTCAACGAAACAGGCACCTTTTTGGAACAAGATAGCAGCACCCCTGTCCTATCAAAATCATATAAGAACTTGATAGACGATTGTACACCACAACTGCATCTGTCAGCATCTTCTGCTGGGGGTGTGCGCTCTTGTGAAACCACTGCAAACGAGGAGGCACAACAAGAAATTTCACCTGGCTCGGGTTACGGAACTGACAATGCCGCAGGAGTGAGACCGCCTGACATTTCAGGAATTATATTGGAAGGTAACATTATAGAAAGAGCTGCGTCAACAAGGTCTGTAGTTCAGAACAATAGTTTACCAGACATTATGGGAAATGCGTTAGGTCTTGGTGGCAATGGAGAGCAGAAATTGACCAAGGAGGACCTTCAGACATTGCAACCGCATGACATACCGCAAATTGCAGTGATTGAGACGTCACCTTTACCTACAGCCGGGGATGGCTCTATGTTCCACTTACCCGGACGTCAATTCCCAACTAATGCACAGGACAGCCTGCTGTCCAGTCACCCTTCATCAGAGGACGGGGCAGACGAAGGCCATAATTATGATTCGCTACTGAGCAAATCGGGGAGTGACAGCAACACACCTAAAAGTAGCCATAACAACTTTATTGAGCTCATGATGAACAGCTCCCCCCAGGTGCGACGCAGCATGGTGTTGAGGaactctgtctacctgtctacaaaGTACAGGGACTGTGCCCGGAGCGACAGTGACTCTGTCTCTGTGGTTTCTTCTGCTACAGACGAAGACAGAGCTTCAGTCACTCTGGACCCGTTGGAACACGAATGGATGATGTGTGCATCCGACGGCCAATGGGAGAGTCTCCACCGCCTCCTTTCCTGTGAACCGAACCTTGCCATGAAGAAAGATTTTGTGACTGGGTTCACCTGCCTGCACTGGGCTGCCAAGCAAGGCAAACAAGAACTGCTGGCACTTATCGTGAACTTTGCCAAAAAACACACAGTACCCATCAACATCAATGCCCGGTCAAGTGCCGGctacacaccactacatctaGCAGCAATGCACAACCATGTCGAAGTGGTGAAGTTACTGGTAGGAGCCTATGACGCAGACGTAGAGGCCAGAGATTACAATGGGAAAAGGGCGTGTCAGTATCTTACGAACAGTGTGGCCGTTGATATCCGTGACATCATCGGGGCGGGTGGTGGCGCCGACTCGGACTCAGAGAACACGGACGATGGGGGGCATTGGCGGTTGTCTAAAGTTCTCCAGTCTAATCTGATGCCCCTCAAACTGCACAATCACAGTGAGGAGGACACAGGTGATGGAGCAGGGCAGGCCAGACAGAAACCCTTGCGAAGGAAATCATCCCTTAGCAAGATGAGACCCAAACTTCAGAAGATCTGCTTCAGATCTTCGCAGATAGTTCACAGCACTTCGTTCCCAGCACACTGTGAGACAGAGGAGCTTAACGGGTCCAGGAAAAGCTCATTTAAATCCAGACCCATGTCAAATCTGTTTGGCTGA